The following are from one region of the Paenalkalicoccus suaedae genome:
- the hemE gene encoding uroporphyrinogen decarboxylase, which produces MNTFNDTFLRAATKKEVEHVPVWYMRQAGRSQPEYRELKKKYSLEEITKRPETCAWVTKLPVDQYNNDAAILYKDIMTPLPGIGVDVEIKAGIGPVIDKPITSMQDVDKLYELTPEKDVDFVLETIKILRTQLTVPLISFSGAPFTLASYMIEGGPSKNYNKTKAMMYAEPETWFALMDKLGDMVITYVKAQINAGSQAIQLFDSWIGALNQEDYRFYVKPVMERIFASLKDEGVPLIMHGVGARHLTMDWQDLDLDVVGLDWRYPIEEARRDGIVKAVQGNLDPSVLMAPWPVIEKKAKAILDAGMQQPGFIFNLGHGVFPEIDPAKLKQLTAFIHDYSKEKLAQK; this is translated from the coding sequence GTGAATACGTTTAATGACACATTTTTGAGAGCGGCAACAAAGAAGGAAGTCGAGCATGTACCAGTATGGTATATGAGACAGGCAGGCAGATCGCAGCCAGAGTATCGCGAGCTTAAAAAGAAATACAGCTTAGAAGAGATTACAAAGCGTCCAGAAACATGTGCGTGGGTAACGAAGCTCCCAGTAGATCAGTACAATAACGATGCAGCGATTCTTTACAAGGATATTATGACTCCGCTTCCAGGGATCGGAGTGGATGTAGAGATTAAAGCGGGAATTGGTCCAGTTATTGATAAACCAATTACGTCCATGCAGGACGTAGACAAGCTCTATGAGCTAACTCCTGAGAAGGACGTTGATTTTGTTTTAGAAACAATTAAAATCTTACGCACACAATTAACGGTTCCACTTATCAGCTTCAGTGGAGCACCATTTACACTTGCGAGCTATATGATTGAAGGCGGACCTTCAAAGAATTACAATAAAACAAAAGCAATGATGTATGCAGAGCCCGAGACATGGTTTGCTCTAATGGATAAGCTAGGTGACATGGTCATCACGTATGTGAAAGCGCAAATCAATGCAGGCTCGCAGGCAATCCAGCTCTTTGACTCTTGGATTGGAGCACTTAACCAAGAAGACTATCGCTTTTACGTAAAGCCAGTGATGGAACGAATCTTTGCTTCACTAAAAGATGAAGGCGTTCCGCTTATTATGCATGGAGTTGGAGCACGTCACTTAACGATGGACTGGCAGGACCTAGATCTTGATGTAGTTGGTCTAGATTGGCGTTATCCGATCGAAGAGGCTCGTCGTGACGGTATCGTTAAAGCGGTACAGGGTAACTTAGACCCGAGTGTTCTTATGGCTCCTTGGCCTGTTATCGAAAAGAAGGCAAAAGCAATATTAGATGCAGGCATGCAACAGCCAGGCTTTATTTTTAACCTAGGTCACGGAGTTTTCCCAGAGATTGATCCTGCGAAGCTAAAGCAGCTCACTGCTTTTATTCATGACTATTCAAAAGAAAAATTAGCGCAAAAATAA
- the hemY gene encoding protoporphyrinogen oxidase yields MSKKRVAIIGGGITGLTAAYFIQKEIARGTMDADYALYEAGPRLGGSIQTDYTNGFVIEQGPDSFLTRKTSMSELANELGLVDDLVTNQSGAYILHDKKLHRIPEGAVMGIPTKWRPFLSTGLFSFKGKVRAALDLALPKSHHTGDQSVGAFFRRRLGDEVVDNLIEPLLSGIYAGNIDQLSLQATFPQFQQIEQKHRSLILGMKSQQATQQKIQPIFVGPDKKPANMFLTFEGGLQSIVEALGERLEHAHVNMPVTSVEKDGERYRVTFNDGTVDVVDHVIMTTRHQHTAEILSQYDFVKPLKEMTATSVATVAVAYPLSAIKKDLDGTGFVVSKKSNYTITACTWTHKKWPHTAPEGYGLLRAYVGRASDEAIVYESDEVIMEAVKRDFKDIMGIEESPSFYKIKRFEQSMPQYEVNHGNKIASVREKLKETLPGVVLAGASYNGIGLPDCVNQAKQAIDEVMDR; encoded by the coding sequence ATGTCAAAAAAACGAGTTGCAATTATTGGTGGAGGAATCACTGGATTAACTGCAGCTTACTTTATCCAAAAAGAGATTGCCAGAGGCACCATGGACGCGGACTATGCTTTGTATGAAGCTGGTCCGCGTTTGGGTGGTAGCATTCAAACAGATTACACAAACGGTTTTGTCATTGAGCAAGGTCCAGATTCATTTTTAACACGCAAAACAAGTATGAGTGAGCTAGCAAACGAACTAGGGCTTGTGGATGACCTTGTGACCAATCAATCTGGAGCTTACATTTTGCATGATAAAAAGCTTCACCGCATTCCTGAGGGAGCGGTAATGGGCATTCCAACGAAGTGGAGGCCGTTTTTATCGACTGGATTATTTTCTTTTAAGGGTAAAGTTCGAGCAGCCCTCGATTTAGCGTTACCAAAATCACATCATACTGGCGATCAGTCTGTTGGAGCTTTCTTTAGACGCAGGCTTGGTGATGAAGTTGTCGATAATCTCATTGAGCCCTTACTCTCAGGCATTTACGCTGGAAATATTGATCAACTAAGCTTACAAGCAACGTTCCCACAGTTTCAGCAAATCGAGCAAAAGCATCGTAGCTTAATCCTCGGTATGAAGTCGCAGCAGGCAACCCAGCAAAAAATTCAACCGATCTTTGTTGGACCTGACAAAAAGCCAGCTAATATGTTTTTAACATTTGAAGGTGGCTTACAGTCAATCGTGGAGGCGTTAGGTGAACGTTTAGAGCATGCGCATGTAAATATGCCTGTAACGTCTGTGGAGAAAGACGGAGAGCGGTACAGAGTGACGTTTAATGATGGCACAGTAGATGTCGTCGATCATGTTATCATGACGACAAGGCATCAGCATACTGCGGAGATTTTGTCTCAGTATGATTTTGTAAAGCCTTTGAAGGAAATGACGGCTACTTCTGTTGCAACAGTGGCAGTCGCGTACCCACTGTCTGCGATTAAAAAGGATTTAGATGGTACTGGTTTTGTAGTGTCTAAAAAGTCCAACTATACGATTACGGCTTGCACGTGGACGCATAAAAAATGGCCTCATACAGCACCTGAAGGGTATGGATTACTTCGGGCTTATGTTGGTCGAGCGTCGGATGAGGCAATTGTGTATGAGTCAGACGAAGTCATTATGGAAGCAGTTAAGCGTGACTTTAAAGATATTATGGGAATTGAAGAAAGCCCGAGTTTTTATAAAATTAAACGCTTCGAGCAATCGATGCCTCAGTATGAGGTTAATCACGGTAATAAAATTGCTTCTGTTCGCGAAAAGCTAAAGGAAACACTACCAGGAGTAGTGCTCGCTGGTGCAAGCTATAACGGAATTGGTTTACCGGATTGTGTCAATCAGGCTAAACAGGCGATTGATGAAGTGATGGACAGGTAA
- a CDS encoding amidohydrolase gives MVKDQLESKLTEYYEEMVEIRRYLHQHPELSFEEVETPLYIAEYHKKLGHEVREKVGERGVVAKLHGGKPGPTIALRADFDALPMQDEKDVPYKSTVPGKMHACGHDGHTATLLVLAKVLNELKDELTGTIVFIHQHAEEVAPGGAQAMIADGCLDGVEAIYGTHLWATTPLGSIEYTEGALMAAADKFQIDIQGQGGHGAQPHYTKDAILIGSQIVQSIQHIVSRSIDPMEAGVVSVGAFEAVNAYNIIADTAKITGTARSFSEEVRQTMEDRLGQIVSNVAASYGAEATCTYTRGYSALINHAKEAQLIAELAKSIDDTKQVTLSKPQMGGEDFAYYLENVRGAFFFTGAMDPEADFAYPHHHPRFDFDERAMLHASKVLGNVVLKEVGVL, from the coding sequence ATGGTCAAAGATCAGCTCGAGAGTAAATTAACAGAATATTATGAGGAAATGGTGGAGATTCGCAGGTACTTACACCAGCATCCAGAGCTATCGTTTGAAGAGGTTGAAACACCTTTATACATAGCAGAATATCACAAAAAATTAGGGCACGAGGTACGCGAGAAAGTCGGCGAGCGAGGCGTTGTAGCAAAGCTTCACGGAGGTAAGCCTGGTCCAACGATTGCACTTAGAGCGGACTTTGACGCATTGCCTATGCAGGACGAAAAGGATGTGCCATATAAATCAACTGTGCCAGGTAAAATGCACGCATGTGGGCATGACGGACACACGGCTACACTACTCGTGCTTGCCAAGGTATTAAATGAGTTAAAGGATGAATTAACAGGTACGATTGTCTTTATTCACCAACATGCAGAAGAAGTCGCGCCTGGTGGTGCTCAGGCGATGATTGCCGATGGTTGTTTAGATGGTGTCGAGGCTATTTACGGCACACATTTATGGGCAACTACCCCTCTAGGCTCGATTGAATATACAGAGGGAGCGTTAATGGCTGCTGCGGATAAATTCCAAATTGACATCCAAGGTCAAGGTGGTCACGGTGCTCAGCCTCATTACACGAAAGACGCAATTTTGATTGGATCTCAAATTGTGCAGTCTATTCAGCATATCGTGAGTCGTAGCATTGACCCAATGGAGGCTGGCGTTGTTTCAGTTGGTGCATTTGAGGCTGTCAATGCATACAACATTATTGCAGATACCGCTAAGATTACCGGGACTGCTAGAAGCTTCTCTGAAGAGGTTCGTCAGACGATGGAGGATCGTTTAGGTCAAATCGTCTCCAATGTTGCCGCTTCTTACGGCGCTGAAGCTACCTGCACATATACTCGCGGTTACTCCGCTTTAATTAATCATGCGAAAGAAGCGCAGTTGATTGCAGAGCTGGCTAAGTCCATTGACGATACAAAGCAGGTAACGTTATCAAAGCCTCAAATGGGCGGCGAGGACTTTGCCTATTATTTAGAAAATGTGCGTGGAGCGTTCTTCTTTACAGGTGCCATGGATCCAGAGGCAGACTTTGCCTATCCACACCATCATCCACGTTTTGACTTTGATGAACGAGCGATGCTACATGCTTCTAAGGTATTAGGTAATGTGGTGTTAAAGGAAGTTGGGGTTTTGTAA
- a CDS encoding transglycosylase domain-containing protein, translated as MMMKKITFSIIFILLVSIAGVTTYLGIILFGNYAIDETDLIMKESTTITDTDGQEITRLFTENREVVGIDEIPTHVREAFIAVEDQRFMQHTGIDFRSIGRALYRDIMTQSAAEGGSTITQQLAKNVFLSPEKSILRKTEEVLIAINLEHRYSKEEILEMYLNRIYFGHGAHGIQAASKLYFDKDVSELAVEEGALLAALPKGPNLYSPFIDAENSKQRRDVVLRLMQQQEYITAEETVALQGRTIPTEQHSIVANPAHLTYVDLVIDEAVDTYGISETAILEGGYEIVVAMNQEMQESSYNQFQQAATFPEAPESNPVQGSFVLLDNETGGVTAVQGGRDYVRKGFNRVTALRQPGSTFKPIAVYAPALESGNYHPYSLLSDEEQAFGDYTPTNLSGSYSGEMSMYDALRDSINMPSVWLLDQIGVDYAKRFLALQQMNLDESGLGIALGGLTDGVSPMQIAAAYRTFANDGLYSEPYFIEAIYDRDGELVAQVDREEVQVMSEQTAWYMTRMLESVVTEGTGQAGSFDGALAGKTGTSQGTRDIWFAGFTPEESGVVWMGQDRTIEGEEITMSSSSAVQAFKSILSSDSDRLMAFERPEGITDLEDPIRFVAISDLEADMSPGLFGGTIDLRWSESDDDRLHYRIYKVENGDRSFVDEVVGDGSYTISRVNFFSSSTYVVVPFDPLTNREGDASNLAEASWQLFSSR; from the coding sequence ATGATGATGAAAAAGATCACGTTTAGTATTATTTTTATCCTGCTTGTAAGTATCGCAGGAGTCACCACATACCTTGGTATTATCCTATTCGGTAATTATGCAATAGATGAAACTGATTTAATTATGAAAGAATCCACTACAATTACAGATACAGACGGACAAGAGATTACGAGACTTTTCACGGAGAATAGAGAAGTTGTCGGTATAGATGAGATACCAACGCATGTACGTGAGGCCTTTATTGCGGTCGAGGATCAACGCTTTATGCAACATACAGGCATTGATTTTCGCTCAATAGGACGGGCTTTATATCGGGATATTATGACACAGTCAGCAGCAGAGGGTGGAAGTACGATTACCCAGCAACTAGCTAAAAATGTGTTTTTATCTCCCGAAAAATCGATTCTACGTAAGACAGAGGAAGTATTGATTGCGATCAACTTAGAGCATCGGTATTCAAAAGAAGAAATTCTCGAAATGTATTTAAACCGTATTTATTTTGGTCATGGGGCACACGGTATTCAAGCTGCCTCTAAGCTCTATTTTGATAAGGATGTCTCGGAATTAGCTGTTGAAGAAGGAGCGTTACTTGCCGCTCTACCTAAAGGGCCTAATTTGTATTCTCCATTTATTGATGCAGAAAATAGTAAGCAGCGCCGTGACGTTGTCTTACGACTTATGCAACAGCAGGAGTACATCACAGCGGAGGAGACGGTTGCTCTTCAAGGGCGTACGATTCCAACTGAGCAACATAGTATCGTTGCGAACCCTGCACATTTAACGTATGTAGATCTTGTGATTGATGAAGCGGTAGACACGTATGGTATTAGTGAGACGGCTATTTTAGAAGGTGGCTACGAAATCGTCGTCGCAATGAATCAAGAGATGCAGGAGTCGTCCTATAATCAATTTCAACAGGCGGCAACCTTTCCAGAAGCCCCTGAGTCCAACCCAGTTCAAGGAAGCTTTGTCCTACTCGACAATGAAACCGGGGGCGTAACAGCCGTTCAGGGTGGAAGAGACTACGTAAGAAAAGGCTTTAATCGAGTGACGGCGCTCAGACAGCCAGGCTCTACCTTTAAGCCGATAGCTGTTTATGCGCCAGCTTTAGAATCTGGCAACTATCATCCTTACTCCTTGCTTTCGGACGAGGAGCAAGCGTTTGGTGACTATACACCAACTAATTTATCCGGCTCGTATAGCGGAGAAATGTCCATGTATGATGCGCTTAGAGATTCTATTAATATGCCATCTGTTTGGCTTTTAGACCAAATCGGTGTTGACTATGCAAAGCGATTTTTAGCACTGCAGCAGATGAATCTCGATGAAAGTGGACTTGGGATCGCACTAGGCGGTCTTACAGACGGAGTTAGCCCCATGCAAATAGCAGCTGCCTACCGAACGTTTGCAAATGATGGACTTTACTCTGAGCCCTACTTTATCGAGGCTATTTATGACCGAGATGGTGAACTTGTCGCACAGGTTGATCGTGAGGAAGTCCAAGTCATGTCTGAGCAAACAGCGTGGTACATGACACGTATGCTAGAGTCAGTAGTAACAGAAGGGACAGGTCAGGCTGGAAGCTTTGACGGGGCACTTGCTGGTAAAACAGGAACATCGCAAGGGACACGAGACATTTGGTTTGCAGGCTTTACACCTGAAGAAAGTGGCGTCGTTTGGATGGGACAGGATCGCACCATCGAAGGCGAAGAGATAACCATGTCGAGTTCGTCCGCTGTACAAGCATTTAAGTCTATTCTTTCCTCTGATAGCGATCGTTTAATGGCGTTTGAACGTCCGGAAGGAATAACAGACTTAGAGGATCCGATTCGCTTTGTTGCCATCTCTGACTTAGAAGCCGATATGTCCCCAGGTCTGTTTGGGGGCACCATTGATTTACGCTGGTCAGAAAGTGACGATGATCGTCTGCACTATCGAATTTATAAAGTAGAAAATGGAGACCGTTCCTTTGTAGATGAAGTTGTCGGTGACGGAAGTTATACTATTAGCCGAGTCAACTTTTTCTCCTCATCCACATATGTAGTCGTGCCGTTTGACCCTCTTACAAATAGAGAGGGAGACGCCTCGAATCTTGCAGAAGCAAGTTGGCAACTTTTCTCAAGCCGCTAG
- the obgE gene encoding GTPase ObgE has protein sequence MFVDKVKIYVKGGDGGNGIVAYRREKYVPNGGPAGGDGGKGADVVFEVDEGLRTLMDFRYQRHFKAERGENGMTKNQHGKSRQPMLVKVPPGTTIMDEATGNVIADLTEHKQRAIIARGGRGGRGNSRFATPANPAPEIAENGEPGQEKDIVLELKVLADAGLVGFPSVGKSTLLSVISSAKPKIADYHFTTLAPNLGVVETDDQRSFVMADLPGLIEGAHSGVGLGHQFLRHIERTRVIVHVIDMSGLEGRDPYEDYITINEELKQYNMRLTERPQLVVANKMDLPDSEEHLEMFREQVGPDVPIFPISAVTKQGLNALLREVANRIETTPTFPLYEEDETDQRVVYTYTKKADPFTISQDEDGTYAISGHEIETMFKMTDFNRHDSVQRFARKMRHMGIDQALRDLGAENGDTVRILQYEFEFID, from the coding sequence ATGTTTGTCGATAAGGTTAAGATTTATGTAAAAGGTGGAGACGGCGGTAACGGAATCGTTGCCTATCGTCGTGAGAAGTATGTACCAAACGGAGGTCCTGCTGGCGGAGACGGTGGAAAAGGCGCGGACGTTGTCTTTGAAGTAGATGAAGGTCTGCGTACGCTAATGGATTTCCGCTATCAGCGACACTTTAAAGCAGAACGCGGCGAGAATGGTATGACGAAGAACCAGCACGGTAAAAGTCGTCAGCCAATGCTTGTTAAAGTGCCACCAGGTACAACAATAATGGACGAGGCTACTGGTAACGTCATTGCCGATTTAACAGAGCATAAGCAACGAGCAATCATTGCTCGTGGGGGACGCGGAGGACGCGGTAACTCTCGATTTGCAACTCCAGCAAACCCTGCACCTGAAATTGCAGAGAATGGTGAACCAGGTCAGGAAAAGGATATTGTATTAGAGCTTAAAGTCTTAGCAGACGCTGGACTAGTTGGATTCCCATCCGTTGGTAAGTCCACGCTCCTTTCAGTAATCTCTAGTGCGAAGCCAAAAATCGCCGACTACCATTTCACAACTCTTGCACCTAACTTAGGAGTTGTGGAGACAGATGATCAGCGCAGCTTTGTTATGGCTGATTTACCTGGATTAATCGAAGGCGCACACAGTGGAGTTGGACTTGGTCACCAATTCTTACGTCATATTGAACGAACACGTGTTATTGTACACGTCATTGATATGAGTGGACTAGAAGGACGTGATCCTTATGAGGATTACATCACGATCAACGAGGAATTAAAGCAGTATAATATGCGACTCACAGAACGCCCGCAGCTTGTTGTTGCAAATAAAATGGATTTACCAGATTCCGAAGAGCATTTAGAAATGTTCCGCGAGCAGGTGGGACCAGATGTACCAATTTTCCCAATCTCAGCTGTTACGAAACAAGGACTTAATGCTTTACTTCGCGAGGTTGCGAATCGGATCGAAACAACACCAACGTTCCCACTTTACGAAGAGGACGAAACAGATCAGCGTGTTGTATACACGTATACGAAGAAGGCAGATCCATTTACGATTTCGCAGGATGAAGACGGAACGTATGCGATCTCTGGACATGAGATTGAGACAATGTTTAAGATGACTGACTTCAACCGTCATGATTCTGTACAGCGTTTTGCACGTAAGATGCGTCATATGGGTATTGACCAGGCGCTTCGTGATCTTGGTGCCGAAAATGGAGATACTGTTCGAATCCTTCAGTATGAATTCGAATTTATTGACTAA
- a CDS encoding cytochrome c biogenesis CcdA family protein — translation MDSFVINELTFLSIWVALLAGVISFLSPCVFPLVPAYLAQLTGSEVSNNQLQATRKLVFSRSIGFIIGFTTIFLALGASSSFLGRFFLMNSTLIEQLGGIIIVLFGLQMVGIFQFQFLMSEKRLHQPKKSASFGRSVLFGLVFAAGWSPCIGLVLGSILALAASNNDPAGGMLLLLVYSFGLGIPFLLVAMLYAKSLDKIRNINRFLPIFQKTGGVVMIALGIMLFTGLFSRMAGYLSQFVPFGI, via the coding sequence ATGGACTCATTTGTCATTAATGAATTAACATTTTTATCTATTTGGGTAGCACTATTAGCCGGAGTTATCTCCTTTCTCTCCCCATGTGTCTTTCCTCTAGTGCCTGCCTATCTCGCGCAACTAACAGGCTCAGAGGTTTCAAATAACCAGCTTCAGGCGACGAGGAAACTCGTCTTTAGCCGTAGCATCGGCTTTATTATTGGATTTACGACGATCTTCTTAGCTCTCGGTGCCTCCAGCTCCTTTTTAGGACGCTTCTTTTTAATGAACTCTACTCTCATCGAACAGCTAGGCGGTATAATTATTGTCTTATTCGGTTTACAGATGGTTGGTATTTTTCAGTTTCAATTCTTAATGAGCGAAAAACGTCTGCACCAGCCGAAAAAATCAGCAAGCTTTGGTCGTTCTGTATTATTTGGACTCGTATTCGCTGCTGGTTGGTCACCTTGTATTGGCCTTGTTTTAGGCTCGATCCTAGCGCTTGCAGCAAGCAATAATGACCCTGCTGGCGGTATGCTCCTACTGCTCGTTTACTCATTTGGTCTGGGTATTCCATTCCTACTCGTTGCGATGCTGTATGCCAAATCATTGGACAAGATTCGCAACATCAACCGATTCCTTCCTATTTTTCAGAAAACAGGAGGGGTTGTCATGATCGCACTTGGTATTATGCTGTTCACTGGTCTCTTCTCACGAATGGCCGGCTACCTATCACAGTTTGTTCCATTCGGTATTTAA
- the hemH gene encoding ferrochelatase produces the protein MVKKKMGLLVMAYGTPRSVEEIEPFYTHIRRGRKPSKEDLDELVERYEDIGGISPLARITEDQANGLRDELNRRYNDVEFHVYQGLKHIDPFIEDAVLQMKKDGIKEAVSIVLAPHYSTFSVKSYNGRAKEESELINGPSITSVESWYEEPKFVKYWADQIKKTVGQMSDEEKEHHVVVFSAHSLPEKILQNGDPYPQQLEDTAKLIAEKAGIKNFAIGWQSEGNTPDPWIGPDVQDLTRDLYEKEGYKAFVYCPVGFVADHLEVLYDNDYECKVVTDEVGTGYYRPEMPNAKPEFLDGLADVIQKHLGDK, from the coding sequence ATCGTGAAAAAGAAGATGGGTTTATTAGTAATGGCATATGGTACGCCACGCTCTGTGGAAGAAATTGAGCCATTCTACACGCATATCAGAAGAGGAAGAAAGCCATCTAAAGAGGATTTAGATGAGTTAGTAGAACGCTACGAAGATATCGGAGGCATTTCGCCATTAGCACGAATTACAGAGGATCAGGCTAATGGACTGCGCGATGAATTAAACCGTCGCTACAATGATGTAGAATTTCACGTCTATCAAGGGTTAAAGCACATCGACCCGTTTATCGAAGATGCTGTATTACAAATGAAAAAAGATGGTATTAAAGAAGCAGTAAGTATTGTACTTGCGCCTCACTATTCCACGTTTAGCGTTAAGTCATACAACGGACGTGCAAAAGAGGAGTCTGAGCTTATTAATGGTCCATCGATCACGAGCGTAGAGAGCTGGTACGAGGAGCCTAAGTTTGTGAAGTACTGGGCGGATCAAATTAAAAAGACAGTTGGCCAAATGTCTGACGAGGAGAAAGAGCATCACGTGGTAGTATTCTCCGCTCACAGTTTGCCAGAAAAGATCCTTCAAAACGGTGACCCGTATCCGCAACAGCTTGAGGACACGGCTAAGCTTATTGCAGAGAAAGCTGGTATTAAAAACTTTGCTATTGGTTGGCAGAGTGAGGGAAATACGCCTGATCCTTGGATTGGACCAGACGTGCAAGATTTAACTCGTGATTTATACGAAAAAGAAGGATACAAAGCATTTGTCTATTGCCCAGTTGGCTTTGTAGCGGATCATTTAGAGGTACTTTACGATAACGACTACGAGTGTAAAGTAGTAACGGATGAGGTTGGAACAGGTTACTATCGCCCTGAGATGCCGAATGCTAAGCCGGAGTTCCTAGACGGATTAGCAGACGTAATTCAAAAGCATTTAGGAGACAAGTAA
- a CDS encoding agmatinase family protein: MTNIYGNTPCFLQGTNLVTHPEKEQEMNAVVYGVPWEGAVTWGDYTGCELGPKVMRLSSGRYSGYLPELDHIDVFEHLKLGDKGDVAVTPAEPEETMEKIRAFASNVWKSGLFPIALGGDHGITYPIIDALAKTGKKVGIIHLDAHYDNNQHSNGDPYGRGAPFARLYETEGVRNESLVHMGIHGPRNKKENGQLAQSVGTTTLTIEDIRQASSPRAIAKQAYEIASKDTDVVYLSICSDVLDHAYNPGGPVDANGLTSYELLQMVHEICTLGVVGMDFVEVYPQQDQTDFSSHFASFVALYALAGEIKRQGLVK; this comes from the coding sequence ATGACAAATATATACGGAAATACACCCTGTTTTCTGCAAGGAACAAATCTCGTCACGCATCCTGAAAAAGAACAAGAAATGAATGCAGTTGTTTACGGAGTGCCATGGGAAGGCGCTGTTACTTGGGGCGATTATACGGGCTGCGAACTAGGTCCTAAAGTAATGCGCTTAAGCTCTGGTCGCTATAGTGGATACTTGCCTGAGTTGGATCACATTGATGTCTTTGAGCATTTGAAGCTTGGGGATAAAGGCGACGTTGCCGTCACTCCTGCCGAGCCAGAAGAGACAATGGAGAAGATTCGTGCCTTTGCCTCAAACGTATGGAAGAGCGGGCTCTTTCCCATCGCATTAGGTGGCGATCACGGTATCACGTATCCCATTATTGATGCTCTAGCTAAAACTGGTAAAAAGGTTGGCATCATTCACCTAGATGCTCACTATGATAATAATCAACACTCTAACGGAGACCCTTACGGACGCGGAGCACCCTTTGCTCGCCTTTACGAAACAGAAGGCGTGCGCAACGAATCTCTCGTGCACATGGGAATTCATGGACCGCGTAATAAAAAGGAAAATGGTCAACTCGCTCAATCAGTCGGTACTACGACACTTACCATAGAGGATATTCGTCAAGCATCTTCTCCACGTGCAATCGCGAAACAGGCATATGAAATCGCAAGTAAAGACACAGATGTCGTTTACTTGAGTATTTGTAGTGATGTGTTAGATCATGCATATAATCCTGGAGGACCTGTAGATGCAAACGGACTTACTTCTTATGAGCTCTTACAAATGGTTCATGAGATTTGTACATTAGGAGTTGTCGGAATGGACTTTGTTGAGGTTTACCCACAGCAGGACCAAACGGACTTCAGCTCTCACTTCGCAAGCTTTGTCGCTCTTTATGCGTTGGCTGGAGAAATTAAGAGACAAGGTTTAGTTAAGTAA
- a CDS encoding Spo0B C-terminal domain-containing protein — protein sequence MKQWDMLDVLRHYRHDRLNDLQLIKGYLKIGRLDKVEAIVELVVQQAFNESRLSSMGFDQFAKRLISYNWESRPFIVQYEVSTEDPDWSMHENDLVSLFNLLSDIFDGKTAGSVENELLINLSETDGKYVEFDFHGKLIDIKAFEEELQQLKKVWITRIEQFTWSEESFYMKLRLT from the coding sequence TTGAAGCAATGGGACATGCTCGACGTACTGCGTCATTATCGTCATGATCGATTGAATGACTTGCAGTTGATTAAAGGATATTTAAAAATCGGGAGACTGGATAAAGTAGAGGCAATAGTAGAGCTTGTCGTGCAGCAAGCTTTTAATGAGAGCAGATTATCATCAATGGGGTTTGATCAGTTTGCGAAGCGCCTTATCTCCTATAATTGGGAAAGCCGACCGTTTATTGTTCAATATGAGGTCAGCACCGAAGATCCAGATTGGTCCATGCACGAGAACGATTTAGTATCTTTATTTAACCTACTGTCTGATATTTTTGATGGTAAAACAGCCGGTAGCGTCGAAAATGAGCTATTAATTAACCTAAGTGAGACGGACGGAAAGTATGTGGAGTTTGACTTTCATGGAAAGCTAATAGATATAAAAGCATTTGAAGAAGAACTGCAACAACTAAAAAAAGTTTGGATCACACGTATAGAGCAATTTACATGGTCAGAAGAAAGCTTTTATATGAAGCTTCGTTTGACCTGA